ATGGAACACTGCGCGCGCAGAGTAATACATCACAAGCCGGTCTCTACCAGTTGCTGCGCGCGGGCAAAACAGTTAAAAATGTCTTTGAGTGAACACACACAGaactggaaaaaataatccAGGCTTCTGTGACACCAGCTGGAAACGTTTTATTTTAGGGTGATAAGCAGTGGTATTCTTCAGAGTACACATATCTCTCACAGTGAAAAATATCCATGTACAGCTATGGTtgtttgtaataataataataataataagttttgAAATTAATCATGCACAAGACTTGATACATTTTTACATTGAATATAAATGTATTCTTTTAAAGTTTTAAGCCTGAAATAGTTTTATTTCCATTTACAAAATGAAGATAGGGTGAACACGCTCACATCCAAAGCGCACATTTTCCACatcgttaaaaaaagaaaacgaaTATTCCACTTCCTCATTTTCTGAACGTTTCTTGTCCGTTTCATATCGGTTTTTAAGGGGTCTTATAGCGGTGAAAATATTTGTTGGGAGGGTGTACATTTTACCGTAAGGTGCAGGAAATAAAAGACATTTGAACTGGTAGGCTGCCAATCCATTAAATATAGTTAGCAAACGCCTATTGCTGTTTGGCTAACTGTTTGAAGTAAATTAGGTCTTAACTCGTATAAATAACGTGACGATAATTGTAAGTTAAACTGGACTTTTCTCGTCTAAAGCACCGGCGAGGCAAACCCCTCCAACCACTGTTACACTAAGTTCTGCGCTGCAGGTCCGAAAATGCGTATATATCAAAATGCTATATTCAGTGGATATGGCATTCGTATTTTTCTACACTGTATTCTGCTGAATATACCGATCGACTACATTTCACTCACATTTCTCCATGCAGTGTTTCATTTGAAATAAGAAATTTAATTTTCTCGTCAAGGATTTTACCCTAGAAAAGCTCTGGTTGTGCTTATGATGGCGCTATATATTTAGCAACAAAAATACAAGTACAAAAACTGATTAAAGTTTAATATGATAAAACTTGTTTTGGAATCACAAGTTATACAGTCGCGCAAACACACATATACCGATGGCTGAATTGTCGAATTTCTGACACAACATATaattccttttttaaaaaaagaaaaatacacaAAGTATGTGTTTTGTGGGATATGAAGTCGGCTTCTGGCTCTCTTAGTTTGATGGAAAGAGTAAAATTAGTTTTTCCGAGTTTAAAATCACGATGAGATCTGTcaaatatttaaacttaatttactAACAAAAAAACGGGAGTAACCGTCACCGGTCTCGAATAATCTCGTCAAACCTCGCACTTTGCCGTGTTTTTTTGCATTCAACACGCAGGGTCAAGCTATTTGATGTTAAATTTGATGGATGAAcacaagaaagaaagaaagaaaaatcgaATTATTCAAAACCCGATTTATTTTACTGGATTATTTGTTACAAAATAATTTACCGTGTAGTGGTAACAACGTTATATAAACGTTCcatttattataatatattCAAATTAATTTAAGTCCTGTAGTCCACATGATTTTATTACTAATTCTGATAACCAGCCCGTAAGACTTACGTATGTCAGCTCGTACTCCTGTCATATATTTAATGGGATGCCTGCATATGTCAGAATTGTATATCATGCCATTGCTCAGCCCCGGCATCGGATACACACACGGACGTATTACGCTTTAACAGGACACACATGTTTGGTATAAATACCAAAATGACACACTACATAAGCAAGCTGATAAGAAGAAAACCCGAATACATTTTTGTTCCTTTTTAAGCTTTTAATGTTGTACGAAATGTAAACAAACAGGTTTTGTAAACTAAATTTTACATACGAACGCATTAATCCCATAAATACCGATTATTTCTAACATGTGATATGAGCCTTTTACATGCGGAGAGAAATGGAAAAATGTTATATACAGTCAGTTGTTGCATCTGCTAAGGCAATGCACAGATAGCTTTTACCTTTTTTCAATTACATAAACATAATGACACGGACGTTCAGGTCTTCACTATACGATTTATCGACATGACATGTAATAACAATTTACCGTACTGAGACTAGAACTCTGGACGAAAAGTTTGCACCGTATACAAAAGCACATTAATTCTAATGGTCGGTTAGATCGACGTGTATATTTTACAGAGTAATTCACATTTGGTACACATTAGCTATTAGATCCATTAAGAATGTTTATCGCATTCTTtaatccattattattatttatccatAAATCTAGGGACCACATTTTCACAAATTCGTTTAAATTGCGATATAACTATTTACAAAATGACATCTTACATATTTAAACAAGTGAATCATTATGTACAAAGCAGGTAGCGCGACCTGCAGATATCATGCAGCTTTCAAATCTCTCGAATGTAGTCTTTTGAACCCTATAAAGTTGTTGGCGGTCTAGTCCCTCGTTCATGGTCTGTTCACTGCTCGCTAAACGCACCATGCCACCGCAGATTCCTCCTCGCGTTTTCTTTCCAGATTTACTCTGCGCTGTTCTAATGTATTCTGGGCAGTCCTACTTCTGCAGTCTtgctttttttatttcctttaaAAAATGCTTTAGACGTACCATTCGTTAAAATTTGACGACAGTGCGCTGTGACTGGCCGCATGGTGCACCGTTGTCGAAGCCGGCGATATTGAGCTGCTCCCCGCGTTCTCTGTAGACGGAGACACGATTGTTGGAGGCGTGGATGACTCATACCCTGAGCTGGCCGCAGGCGATGGCTGTGACCCTTGTGTGGAGGATTCGTGGACCTGCAAAATACAGGGAATACGTTCAAAATTCTAATTTGTACACAAGCCGCGTATAATTACGGGGGAGAAGATGTTTCCATATTTCTGAAGCTTGGTACATATAAACCATAAAATGATAGGGACCCAGCACAAAACTACAGAATATAATTTATAAAAACTATACAGAAACAACAATTTGCAAGGTCCCATAATATGGTAAAACTTTTACAATAACACACGGTGAAGGCGTTTTTTATTATGCATATAAAAACCCAAGCGTACTTTATGTTTGCACGAACGCGAATAAATCAAACAATACCCCCTACACATAACAGAGACGAAACTATAAGAAGAAATCGGTTTTGTTTACCTTCATGTGTTTTCTGAGGGAGCTGGGATGGGTGTATGATTTGTCGCACATTTTGCAGAGGTACGGTTTGTCAGACGTGTGCACGTGCATGTGTTTCTTGCGGTCGCTGCTGTTCGCGAAGCGCCTGTCGCAGCCTTCGTATTCACATTTAAACGGTTTCTCACCTGCCACAAAAATAAGAACAATTCTAATTCACTTCagaggaaaaaaacaacaacaatgaaACTATAAGTCGACAATTTGTAAAGGAAAAATAGCATTAATCTACAATGCCTTAATtgtatattaaataaataaaatgttcaggccaaatttacattttaaattgtaTTCTTGCCGGTCGGTACTAATTTAATATTTATCTTTAATTTCCCATTTTTATGCAACATTTTTGTTTGCCACACATGCATAAAATTGCTTAAACTTAATAAATATGATCTGCATTTGTTATGAGCATATTTGTGGTCTTTCCCCGCACTTAAAACATACAATTCTGACGTTAAATATTGGAGTAAAACATGCTTCAgcagtaaaaatgtaaataataataataaaaaaagttatAATCTCCACAGCGTTGCATACAGTTACTGAGTGAATTTTATTTAaaggttattattatatataaaatagtcagCAAGTGCAATCGACTGAATTCTTACCAGTGTGGGTTCGTTTGTGGATTTTCAGGTTTTCAGACCTTGCAAACACTTTGCCACAGCCGGGAAACGGACATGGGAACGGTTTTTCCCCCGTGTGTACCCTTATATGATTTACTAGTTTGTACTTGGCTTTAAAAGGCTTCCCTTCTCGGGAACACTCTTCCCAAAAACAGATATGATTCGATTGTTCTGGGCCCCCAACATGTTCCACAGTGATGTGCGTCACAAGCTCGTGCATCGTGCTGAAAGTTTTGTTGCAAGACTTTTTGGGATTCGCCAGTTGCTCCGGTTCAATCCATTTGCAAATAAGTTCTTGCTTTATCGGTTGCCTCATGTATCGAAAAAAGGCCCCCGCACCGTGGTGTGCAGCCATGTTCATATTCATCGCGCCATAGCTGTGCAACTGGGTCGACGCATAGTGATCGGACCGTGGGCTGGTAACCTGGCCATACTGTTCTGCTCTGCCGTACATGTCCCCAGAAAAGCCAAGGCGCATCTGCCCGTTGACAGGGGAGCCATGCGTGGCCGCCTGCTCGTGAAGTCCGGGAAATAGAAGATGTCCCGCGGCATCAGTGTGTCCGTGTGGCCCCCCGAAACTTCCCGCTGCCGAGGCGAACAGACTGTGCTGCGCGCTCGCAGCGTCCCCGAATCCCCTGTTTCGAAACAGAAAGTCCCGAGTGGAATTGAAAGCCGCGGTAGAGTAGGAGCTCACGTGAGAGGGGTGGTGGTGATGCCCCAATGCAGCGGCGGCATACCCGGGCGCTTGGGAAGAAAATGCCGTTTGTCCAGAAGCTAGGTCGTGGGTACCGTGGTTGATTTTGAAGGCACCCATACCGTCAGCAAACGGGTTGATCCCCAGTCCCACCTCTCGCTCGGTGACTTCGCCTGTTGAGTGATGTCTGGAGGAGCCGAATGTAGTCACTCCTATGGCAGGATATTGTGCTCCTGCGTCTAAGAGCATCTTCACTGTGCAGCTGGGACTGCAAGGAAAATCAAGCCTCGCTCAGAATTTTTGCCTGTGCAAATGCGAGACTTAACTTTGAAGGTTGCAAACCGagtatttatttttcagtggTTTTGAATCTGCCTTACTACCTCTGCTCAAATGCAGACGCAAATCATGTGCAATATTATCTTTTGCGGTTTCTCCTCCCGTGGAGAAACTTTCACCTCCTCATCCAGGCGGTGAGCTCGAGACTGATAGCGGCAATCATTCCTGCAGATAAATGAATTGAAAATACAACACCGTCCCCCTTGATGAATGGGAAAAGAGGGAAGGTGTCACGTGAGGTCCTGCTTGCCTTCTCATTCGCGAACGACTTTTCCCCCGCTTACTCACACACATCAGCTACAGCTTACGGCTTCTTGCTCTAGTCTTATTGGCCAATGTATTATCAATCGCAGGTATTGTGAGGTAGCTAAGGGTGATGCTGGTTAGTGGGATCAGCCACAACACATAGTGTGACTAATATTAAGCGAGACTATATGCAAC
This genomic interval from Brienomyrus brachyistius isolate T26 chromosome 21, BBRACH_0.4, whole genome shotgun sequence contains the following:
- the LOC125716875 gene encoding zinc finger protein ZIC 1: MLLDAGAQYPAIGVTTFGSSRHHSTGEVTEREVGLGINPFADGMGAFKINHGTHDLASGQTAFSSQAPGYAAAALGHHHHPSHVSSYSTAAFNSTRDFLFRNRGFGDAASAQHSLFASAAGSFGGPHGHTDAAGHLLFPGLHEQAATHGSPVNGQMRLGFSGDMYGRAEQYGQVTSPRSDHYASTQLHSYGAMNMNMAAHHGAGAFFRYMRQPIKQELICKWIEPEQLANPKKSCNKTFSTMHELVTHITVEHVGGPEQSNHICFWEECSREGKPFKAKYKLVNHIRVHTGEKPFPCPFPGCGKVFARSENLKIHKRTHTGEKPFKCEYEGCDRRFANSSDRKKHMHVHTSDKPYLCKMCDKSYTHPSSLRKHMKVHESSTQGSQPSPAASSGYESSTPPTIVSPSTENAGSSSISPASTTVHHAASHSALSSNFNEWYV